The following are from one region of the Gossypium hirsutum isolate 1008001.06 chromosome D03, Gossypium_hirsutum_v2.1, whole genome shotgun sequence genome:
- the LOC107903983 gene encoding ubinuclein-1 isoform X1 yields the protein MDDKTGGAAGGTAESSRLVAPKVMKSGDRQVFTVELRPGETTYVSWRKLVKDANRANGSSAAASVLTAPAPEPPPNAHPNLQSRIAPGQAAEKEAKDEAPGPNRFSAVIEKIERLYMGRDSSDEEELDETPDDDQYDTEDSFIDDAELDEYFEVDNSAIKHDGFFVNRGMLERVNEPPAIPNQQPKKRRRKDTSKPPSESDDGHVSNKHVKTVKVTAGRVEPSHGKNNSNSAQNLTTLSEQHGDVKAQNQLSVSGVPSKKKSSETRVALDSSAFLKVPNGDTSVPLADVKDTEKSKMGFVQSKNVVSNKLKDATGSSDVLQQKYHDKNAYAQSKSQHGKRISNADELEQSFRPREKSGIRELPDANISDGKHAMQTAKSSHMSKKDGSTLRPKSSILEKAIRELEKLVAESRPPAVENQEADASSQGIKRRLPREIKVKLAKVARLAAQASQGKVSKELLNRLMSILGHLMQLRTLKRNLKVMISMGVSAKQEKDARFQQIKKEVIEMIKTRIPSFETKILEPPPGASDDFQETGSEERVNRRKFGMDATLENKICDLYDLYVDGLDEDAGPQIRKLYVELAQLWPNGMMDNHEIKRAICREKERRKARYNRCKEQEKVKGKKIVALGLEESVRVESALSAQPQHTRERLATDSASQVLPSTNKLTSSTTAAAVQIPGPSTNGSSLDRVKQEKLKGISSNAMEEIKVADSSLPKKKVKRKPETELDAAHFCPEKSSLQPGDDRHKSMKQPVNVTPKSSLLPTTTSFEQSS from the exons ATGGACGATAAAACTGGTGGCGCTGCCGGTGGTACTGCTGAGTCCTCGAGACTGGTTGCGCCCAAGGTCATGAAGTCCGGTGACCGTCAAGTTTTCACCGTTGAACTCCGGCCAGGTGAGACCACGTATGTTTCGTGGAGGAAGCTTGTTAAAGACGCCAACCGGGCCAATGGGTCTTCTGCCGCTGCATCTGTCTTGACTGCGCCAGCTCCTGAGCCGCCTCCTAATGCCCACCCTAATCTCCAGTCTCGCATCGCCCCA GGACAAGCTGCTGAAAAAGAAGCCAAAGATGAAGCACCAGGTCCAAATCGTTTCAGTGCTGTTATTGAGAAGATTGAACGTCTTTACATG GGTAGAGATAGCAGTGATGAGGAAGAATTGGATGAAACTCCGGATGATGATCAGTATGATACAGAAGATTCTTTTATTGATGATGCAGAGCTG GATGAGTATTTTGAAGTTGATAATTCAGCCATAAAACATGATGGATTCTTTGTTAATAGGGGAATGTTGGAAAGAGT AAATGAACCTCCTGCGATACCTAACCAGCAGCCAAAAAAAAGGCGAAGAAAAGATACTTCAAAACCTCCTAGTGAGAGTGATGATGGCCATGTGTCAAATAAACATGTAAAGACAGTAAAGGTGACTGCTGGGAGGGTTGAACCATCTCATGGGAAGAATAATTCTAATTCTGCTCAGAATTTGACTACATTAAGTGAACAACATGGAGATGTAAAAGCTCAGAACCAATTATCAGTTTCTGGTGTTCCTTCCAAGAAGAAATCTTCTGAGACAAGAGTAGCATTGGATTCTTCTGCATTTTTGAAAGTTccgaatggggatacttctgtaCCCTTGGCAGATGTGAAGGATACTGAAAAGTCAAAGATGGGATTTGTGCAGTCAAAAAATGTTGTCAGTAATAAATTGAAAGATGCAACCGGTTCCTCTGATGTTTTGCAGCAGAAATACCATGATAAGAATGCTTATGCACAATCCAAATCCCAACATGGAAAACGAATTAGCAATGCTGATGAGCTTGAACAATCATTTCGACCAAGAGAGAAAAGTGGCATCCGTGAACTGCCAGACGCTAATATTTCTGATGGCAAACATGCTATGCAGACTGCA AAATCTTCTCACATGTCAAAAAAGGATGGTTCTACACTTAGGCCCAAAAGTTCCATTCTTGAAAAGGCCATTAGGGAGCTAGAGAAGTTGGTTGCAGAAT CAAGGCCACCTGCTGTTGAAAATCAAGAAGCTGATGCTTCATCTCAGGGTATTAAGAGGAGATTGCCTAGAGAAATAAAGGTCAAGCTTGCTAAAGTTGCTAGATTAGCGGCG CAGGCCAGCCAGGGGAAAGTTTCTAAGGAGTTACTAAATCGCCTCATGAGCATCCTTGGTCATTTAATGCAACTAAGAACACTTAAg AGGAACCTCAAAGTCATGATTAGTATGGGTGTCTCGGCAAAGCAAGAAAAAGATGCTAGATTTCAACAGATAAAGAAGGAAGTCATTGAGATGATAAAGACAAGAATTCCTTCTTTTGAGACAAAG ATATTAGAGCCTCCACCTGGAGCTTCTGATGATTTTCAAGAAACTGGTTCTGAAGAAAGAGTTAATAGAAGGAAATTTGGCATGGATGCAACATTGGAGAACAAGATTTGTGACCTTTATGACCTCTATGTTGAT GGATTGGATGAAGATGCAGGTCCTCAAATTCGAAAGCTTTATGTGGAG CTTGCACAGCTGTGGCCAAATGGTATGATGGACAACCATGAGATCAAACGTGCAATTTGTAGGGAAAAGGAAAGACGAAAAGCAAGGTACAATAGATGTAAG GAACAAGAGAAAGTCAAGGGGAAAAAAATAGTGGCACTGGGATTGGAGGAGAGTGTTCGAGTGGAGTCTGCATTGAGTGCGCAGCCACAGCATACTCGAGAGAGGTTGGCTACTGATTCTGCTAGTCAGGTTTTACCTTCAACTAATAAATTAACATCAAGCACAACAGCCGCTGCTGTCCAAATTCCCGGTCCCTCTACAAATGGTTCCAGTTTGGACAGGGTAAAGCAGGAGAAATTAAAGGGCATTTCAAGCAATGCCATGGAGGAAATAAAAGTGGCAGATAGCTCGCTTCCAAAGAAAAAGGTAAAAAGGAAGCCTGAAACGGAGTTGGATGCTGCTCATTTCTGTCCAGAGAAGTCATCTTTGCAGCCAGGTGACGACAGGCACAAGTCCATGAAGCAGCCTGTGAATGTTACCCCGAAATCAAGCCTTCTGCCGACTACTACAAGTTTCGAACAGTCAAGCTGA
- the LOC107903983 gene encoding ubinuclein-1 isoform X2, whose amino-acid sequence MDDKTGGAAGGTAESSRLVAPKVMKSGDRQVFTVELRPGETTYVSWRKLVKDANRANGSSAAASVLTAPAPEPPPNAHPNLQSRIAPGQAAEKEAKDEAPGPNRFSAVIEKIERLYMGRDSSDEEELDETPDDDQYDTEDSFIDDAELDEYFEVDNSAIKHDGFFVNRGMLERVNEPPAIPNQQPKKRRRKDTSKPPSESDDGHVSNKHVKTVKVTAGRVEPSHGKNNSNSAQNLTTLSEQHGDVKAQNQLSVSGVPSKKKSSETRVALDSSAFLKVPNGDTSVPLADVKDTEKSKMGFVQSKNVVSNKLKDATGSSDVLQQKYHDKNAYAQSKSQHGKRISNADELEQSFRPREKSGIRELPDANISDGKHAMQTAKSSHMSKKDGSTLRPKSSILEKAIRELEKLVAESRPPAVENQEADASSQGIKRRLPREIKVKLAKVARLAAASQGKVSKELLNRLMSILGHLMQLRTLKRNLKVMISMGVSAKQEKDARFQQIKKEVIEMIKTRIPSFETKILEPPPGASDDFQETGSEERVNRRKFGMDATLENKICDLYDLYVDGLDEDAGPQIRKLYVELAQLWPNGMMDNHEIKRAICREKERRKARYNRCKEQEKVKGKKIVALGLEESVRVESALSAQPQHTRERLATDSASQVLPSTNKLTSSTTAAAVQIPGPSTNGSSLDRVKQEKLKGISSNAMEEIKVADSSLPKKKVKRKPETELDAAHFCPEKSSLQPGDDRHKSMKQPVNVTPKSSLLPTTTSFEQSS is encoded by the exons ATGGACGATAAAACTGGTGGCGCTGCCGGTGGTACTGCTGAGTCCTCGAGACTGGTTGCGCCCAAGGTCATGAAGTCCGGTGACCGTCAAGTTTTCACCGTTGAACTCCGGCCAGGTGAGACCACGTATGTTTCGTGGAGGAAGCTTGTTAAAGACGCCAACCGGGCCAATGGGTCTTCTGCCGCTGCATCTGTCTTGACTGCGCCAGCTCCTGAGCCGCCTCCTAATGCCCACCCTAATCTCCAGTCTCGCATCGCCCCA GGACAAGCTGCTGAAAAAGAAGCCAAAGATGAAGCACCAGGTCCAAATCGTTTCAGTGCTGTTATTGAGAAGATTGAACGTCTTTACATG GGTAGAGATAGCAGTGATGAGGAAGAATTGGATGAAACTCCGGATGATGATCAGTATGATACAGAAGATTCTTTTATTGATGATGCAGAGCTG GATGAGTATTTTGAAGTTGATAATTCAGCCATAAAACATGATGGATTCTTTGTTAATAGGGGAATGTTGGAAAGAGT AAATGAACCTCCTGCGATACCTAACCAGCAGCCAAAAAAAAGGCGAAGAAAAGATACTTCAAAACCTCCTAGTGAGAGTGATGATGGCCATGTGTCAAATAAACATGTAAAGACAGTAAAGGTGACTGCTGGGAGGGTTGAACCATCTCATGGGAAGAATAATTCTAATTCTGCTCAGAATTTGACTACATTAAGTGAACAACATGGAGATGTAAAAGCTCAGAACCAATTATCAGTTTCTGGTGTTCCTTCCAAGAAGAAATCTTCTGAGACAAGAGTAGCATTGGATTCTTCTGCATTTTTGAAAGTTccgaatggggatacttctgtaCCCTTGGCAGATGTGAAGGATACTGAAAAGTCAAAGATGGGATTTGTGCAGTCAAAAAATGTTGTCAGTAATAAATTGAAAGATGCAACCGGTTCCTCTGATGTTTTGCAGCAGAAATACCATGATAAGAATGCTTATGCACAATCCAAATCCCAACATGGAAAACGAATTAGCAATGCTGATGAGCTTGAACAATCATTTCGACCAAGAGAGAAAAGTGGCATCCGTGAACTGCCAGACGCTAATATTTCTGATGGCAAACATGCTATGCAGACTGCA AAATCTTCTCACATGTCAAAAAAGGATGGTTCTACACTTAGGCCCAAAAGTTCCATTCTTGAAAAGGCCATTAGGGAGCTAGAGAAGTTGGTTGCAGAAT CAAGGCCACCTGCTGTTGAAAATCAAGAAGCTGATGCTTCATCTCAGGGTATTAAGAGGAGATTGCCTAGAGAAATAAAGGTCAAGCTTGCTAAAGTTGCTAGATTAGCGGCG GCCAGCCAGGGGAAAGTTTCTAAGGAGTTACTAAATCGCCTCATGAGCATCCTTGGTCATTTAATGCAACTAAGAACACTTAAg AGGAACCTCAAAGTCATGATTAGTATGGGTGTCTCGGCAAAGCAAGAAAAAGATGCTAGATTTCAACAGATAAAGAAGGAAGTCATTGAGATGATAAAGACAAGAATTCCTTCTTTTGAGACAAAG ATATTAGAGCCTCCACCTGGAGCTTCTGATGATTTTCAAGAAACTGGTTCTGAAGAAAGAGTTAATAGAAGGAAATTTGGCATGGATGCAACATTGGAGAACAAGATTTGTGACCTTTATGACCTCTATGTTGAT GGATTGGATGAAGATGCAGGTCCTCAAATTCGAAAGCTTTATGTGGAG CTTGCACAGCTGTGGCCAAATGGTATGATGGACAACCATGAGATCAAACGTGCAATTTGTAGGGAAAAGGAAAGACGAAAAGCAAGGTACAATAGATGTAAG GAACAAGAGAAAGTCAAGGGGAAAAAAATAGTGGCACTGGGATTGGAGGAGAGTGTTCGAGTGGAGTCTGCATTGAGTGCGCAGCCACAGCATACTCGAGAGAGGTTGGCTACTGATTCTGCTAGTCAGGTTTTACCTTCAACTAATAAATTAACATCAAGCACAACAGCCGCTGCTGTCCAAATTCCCGGTCCCTCTACAAATGGTTCCAGTTTGGACAGGGTAAAGCAGGAGAAATTAAAGGGCATTTCAAGCAATGCCATGGAGGAAATAAAAGTGGCAGATAGCTCGCTTCCAAAGAAAAAGGTAAAAAGGAAGCCTGAAACGGAGTTGGATGCTGCTCATTTCTGTCCAGAGAAGTCATCTTTGCAGCCAGGTGACGACAGGCACAAGTCCATGAAGCAGCCTGTGAATGTTACCCCGAAATCAAGCCTTCTGCCGACTACTACAAGTTTCGAACAGTCAAGCTGA